A portion of the Paenibacillus marchantiae genome contains these proteins:
- a CDS encoding DinB family protein has protein sequence MESFFRYNWIVREQWFQWCEDVPLEELLRPRTGGVGNILQTFFHIIDVEWSWLQVLQGKPDGMENFDNYKTLEAVRQFDRKLRPDVEAFVLSWDPSMEKRPYIDPELDSSIAKESWGEVMRHVIAHEIHHMGQLSVWSRELDKKPVSANFIGKGLIPLDN, from the coding sequence ATGGAATCTTTCTTTCGTTATAACTGGATCGTGCGTGAGCAATGGTTTCAGTGGTGTGAGGATGTACCGCTGGAAGAGCTGCTTCGACCTCGGACGGGGGGAGTAGGCAATATTTTGCAAACGTTTTTTCATATCATCGATGTAGAGTGGAGCTGGCTCCAAGTATTGCAGGGCAAACCGGATGGTATGGAGAATTTTGATAATTATAAAACACTGGAAGCCGTACGACAATTCGACCGCAAGCTGCGACCTGATGTGGAAGCATTTGTTCTATCCTGGGATCCCAGCATGGAAAAGAGACCTTACATTGATCCCGAATTGGATAGCTCCATCGCCAAGGAATCGTGGGGAGAAGTGATGCGTCACGTGATTGCTCATGAGATTCACCATATGGGGCAATTATCGGTATGGTCCAGAGAACTGGACAAGAAGCCTGTGTCTGCCAATTTCATTGGTAAAGGACTAATTCCACTCGACAACTAG
- a CDS encoding ABC transporter substrate-binding protein: MNTDRRNKRGFKTNLKASIMLMLLLILVAGCSKAEQASTGESTSTTSESTESTNGTSSSDSEAISTETRTVEGIKGPVDIPAEPKRIAGLTYAYADHLVALGMKPYAMVTQVGQEMPAYLKDKLEGVIPLGSVNEFNKEALLDTEPDLILSNEVLVDEYDAISAIGPVYMSSYFSNSLEWFKDTAKVLGKEKEADEIVDQLYQKAKDLGTKVAASDAADDTILIFRLTDKQIQVFAPSDKSPDAFYSPNLLYDIAGLHAPDLAKAGIVMNEVIENVSLELLPELNPDRIFMIISGSEADNEQALTKLRDNAVWKGLKAVKSNQVYMVDNTVWVAGFGPIAYGQVLDEVEQALLGN; encoded by the coding sequence ATGAATACAGATAGAAGAAACAAACGTGGATTCAAAACCAATTTGAAGGCAAGCATCATGCTAATGCTGCTGCTTATTCTGGTTGCCGGGTGCTCCAAGGCCGAACAAGCTTCTACGGGTGAATCTACTTCCACAACCAGTGAGTCAACAGAGAGCACCAACGGCACCTCATCGTCGGATAGCGAGGCAATCAGTACAGAGACACGCACCGTTGAGGGTATTAAGGGTCCTGTTGATATTCCTGCTGAACCCAAGCGTATCGCTGGCTTGACCTATGCGTATGCCGATCACCTCGTGGCATTGGGCATGAAACCATACGCCATGGTGACCCAAGTCGGTCAGGAGATGCCTGCCTATCTGAAGGACAAGCTCGAAGGCGTCATTCCACTCGGTTCAGTTAATGAATTCAACAAGGAAGCACTTCTAGACACAGAGCCGGATCTCATTCTGTCCAATGAAGTACTTGTTGATGAATACGACGCAATCAGCGCAATTGGACCAGTCTATATGAGTAGCTACTTCAGCAATTCGCTTGAATGGTTCAAGGATACAGCCAAAGTATTGGGCAAAGAAAAAGAGGCAGACGAAATCGTGGATCAGTTGTATCAAAAGGCGAAGGATCTGGGCACCAAGGTTGCTGCCAGCGATGCCGCGGATGATACCATTCTGATTTTTCGTTTGACCGATAAGCAGATTCAGGTATTTGCTCCAAGTGACAAATCACCTGACGCCTTCTATTCTCCGAACCTGCTGTACGATATAGCCGGACTCCATGCACCTGATCTTGCCAAAGCAGGCATCGTCATGAATGAAGTTATTGAGAATGTGTCGCTCGAATTGTTGCCTGAATTGAATCCGGATCGTATTTTCATGATCATCTCCGGTAGTGAAGCAGATAACGAACAAGCACTCACTAAGCTGCGTGACAATGCAGTCTGGAAAGGCCTGAAAGCTGTGAAAAGTAACCAGGTCTACATGGTGGACAACACGGTCTGGGTAGCTGGATTTGGACCGATTGCCTATGGCCAGGTTCTGGATGAAGTAGAACAAGCTTTGCTTGGAAACTGA
- a CDS encoding phosphotransferase family protein has product MLIHREGLGKMKLTLESIRWIELSEEIRILTEKPYKVLPLSPGLEADVVKIECADHAYVLKIWNKDSKPNIRNQYELLSQLYESGIKVSQPYGWGVDVDSNQVLLTSYDGEPIAKLSKTKLEQLAQKLIQVHGYDVKDAGNAAANYIPQYDFVGYFFPSIELHEDMHQILTTLLQRTELRQDHLIHGDYNLGNVLEAGDQYAIIDWTNGQRGDPRYDMAWSIFLMTIYTGERNGKMYSALFKSLTEYTPDDAEIFEAMACLRWILLKRVSNVPLGPGVMQRIKKIIGNNSYLNDELL; this is encoded by the coding sequence ATGCTAATTCACAGAGAAGGGTTGGGCAAAATGAAGTTAACGCTGGAAAGTATCCGTTGGATAGAGTTGAGCGAAGAAATTCGCATTCTGACTGAAAAACCATACAAGGTGCTTCCCCTGTCACCAGGGCTGGAAGCAGATGTTGTGAAGATAGAATGCGCCGATCACGCTTATGTGTTAAAGATATGGAACAAGGATTCCAAACCCAATATTCGCAACCAGTATGAACTATTATCTCAACTATACGAGAGTGGAATAAAAGTCTCCCAACCCTACGGTTGGGGCGTGGATGTGGATTCTAATCAAGTCCTGTTAACAAGTTATGACGGGGAGCCTATAGCCAAGTTAAGCAAAACCAAGCTGGAGCAATTGGCTCAAAAGTTAATTCAGGTCCACGGTTATGATGTAAAGGATGCAGGTAACGCGGCTGCAAATTACATACCACAATATGATTTCGTTGGATATTTTTTTCCCTCCATTGAACTGCATGAGGATATGCATCAGATTCTGACGACCCTTCTTCAACGGACTGAGTTGAGGCAAGATCATTTGATCCATGGTGATTATAACCTGGGAAATGTTCTGGAGGCAGGTGATCAATATGCGATCATCGATTGGACAAATGGTCAGCGTGGTGATCCCAGATACGATATGGCGTGGTCCATTTTTTTGATGACGATCTATACGGGGGAACGAAACGGTAAGATGTACAGTGCTCTATTCAAGAGTCTGACGGAATACACACCAGACGATGCGGAGATTTTTGAAGCGATGGCTTGTTTGCGCTGGATTCTATTAAAGCGAGTGTCTAATGTTCCTCTGGGGCCGGGTGTGATGCAACGGATTAAAAAGATTATTGGCAATAATTCATATTTAAATGATGAACTGCTGTAG
- a CDS encoding cysteine hydrolase family protein codes for MPTHCALLVIDVQVAMFDESDPVYQGDVLLQKIQHVIFKAREKGHSVIYIQHSEGAGSPLERGTAGWAIHPSIAPITGDLIIEKLTPDSFHETDLNMKLQENEVKDLILTGMQTEICVDTTCRRASSLGYALTLVRDAHSTWNSNILQAEQIIEHHNSVLSMFANVVDTENVMNG; via the coding sequence ATGCCAACCCACTGTGCACTTCTTGTAATCGATGTTCAGGTAGCCATGTTCGATGAATCAGATCCCGTATATCAGGGGGACGTATTGCTTCAGAAAATTCAACACGTCATTTTCAAGGCTCGGGAAAAAGGTCACTCCGTTATCTACATTCAGCACAGTGAAGGAGCAGGCAGTCCCCTTGAGCGTGGAACGGCAGGTTGGGCGATTCATCCGTCCATTGCGCCGATCACTGGTGACCTTATTATTGAAAAGCTTACACCGGATTCGTTTCACGAAACAGATCTGAACATGAAATTACAAGAAAACGAAGTGAAGGATCTTATTCTGACTGGCATGCAGACGGAAATATGCGTGGATACGACTTGTCGCAGAGCAAGTAGCCTTGGCTATGCACTAACCTTGGTTCGTGATGCTCACAGCACATGGAATTCCAACATTCTTCAAGCTGAGCAAATTATAGAACATCACAATTCGGTTCTGAGTATGTTTGCGAATGTGGTGGATACCGAAAATGTAATGAATGGATGA